From a single Saimiri boliviensis isolate mSaiBol1 chromosome 7, mSaiBol1.pri, whole genome shotgun sequence genomic region:
- the LALBA gene encoding alpha-lactalbumin, whose protein sequence is MMSFVPLLLVGILFPAIPAKQFTKCELSQELKALDGYRGISLPEFICTVFHTSGYDTQAIGENKGSTEYGLFQINNKHWCKSNQIPQSRNICDISCDKFLDDDITDDIMCAKKILDIKGIDYWLAHKALCADNLEQWLCEKL, encoded by the exons ATGATGTCCTTTGTCCCTCTGCTCCTGGTGGGCATCCTGTTCCCTGCCATCCCTGCCAAGCAATTTACAAAATGTGAGCTGTCCCAGGAGCTGAAAGCCTTGGATGGTTATAGAGGCATCTCTTTGCCTGAAT TCATCTGTACCGTGTTTCACACCAGTGGTTATGATACACAAGCCATAGGTGAAAACAAGGGCAGCACGGAATATGGACTCTTCCAGATCAATAATAAGCACTGGTGTAAGAGCAACCAGATCCCTCAGTCAAGGAATATCTGTGACATCTCCTGTGACA AGTTCCTGGATGATGACATTACTGATGACATAATGTGTGCCAAGAAGATCCTGGACATTAAAGGAATTGACTACTG GTTGGCCCATAAAGCCCTCTGTGCTGATAACCTGGAACAGTGGCTTTGTGAGAAGTTGTGA